In Archangium violaceum, the following are encoded in one genomic region:
- a CDS encoding type VI immunity family protein, producing MTQHYPRIRPHGLYPPEKEAGERLLAREVIHFAFYIPHDHPDIAAGVSHAFDCYMKAVGEGPDTINSCAFGSSTHGPLSDERWKRIRQLLQADRPYRYAEDCTDPYRLREMEKSGNETWIHLGNEHDRLTGFKLTYSARIPSRERSPSDYDVSYLEGMLPTEYLEERGPAAVKELMLDLASGLHFASGHAGLSFDSVVGDVFFTRRIRTELLRYPGISLHHGSPPAWMSTRVDGVHWLNFLGPPALQELGGVSTLRSRLHSPETTVQAIDGARAIVTLGDWPEAGDLTRGDALSSYRELGRVLEPWLDKPFNAPRFRIEGFTREEAMSWARRFLD from the coding sequence ATGACCCAGCACTACCCCCGGATTCGCCCCCATGGGCTCTACCCTCCCGAGAAAGAGGCCGGCGAGCGCCTCCTCGCGAGAGAGGTGATTCATTTCGCCTTCTACATACCGCATGATCACCCAGACATCGCAGCAGGAGTGTCCCACGCCTTCGATTGTTACATGAAAGCCGTTGGCGAAGGACCCGATACCATCAACTCCTGTGCCTTTGGCTCCTCCACGCACGGCCCTCTCTCCGACGAGCGTTGGAAACGCATCCGCCAATTGCTGCAAGCCGACCGGCCCTACCGCTACGCCGAGGATTGCACTGACCCGTACCGGCTCAGGGAGATGGAGAAGAGCGGCAACGAGACGTGGATTCATCTGGGCAACGAGCACGACAGGCTCACGGGCTTCAAACTCACCTACTCGGCCCGTATCCCGTCACGAGAGCGGAGTCCCTCCGACTACGACGTGAGCTACCTCGAAGGCATGTTGCCGACCGAGTACCTCGAGGAACGCGGACCTGCCGCGGTGAAGGAGCTGATGCTCGACCTGGCGTCGGGCCTTCACTTCGCCAGTGGTCACGCGGGGCTGAGCTTCGATTCCGTCGTCGGGGACGTGTTCTTCACGCGCAGGATCCGCACTGAGCTCCTTCGCTACCCGGGGATCAGTCTCCACCACGGCTCCCCTCCGGCATGGATGAGCACGCGCGTGGACGGTGTGCACTGGCTCAACTTCCTGGGCCCTCCCGCCCTTCAGGAGTTGGGCGGCGTGTCCACACTTCGTTCCCGCCTGCACTCACCTGAGACAACCGTGCAAGCCATCGACGGAGCACGGGCCATCGTCACGCTAGGGGATTGGCCCGAAGCGGGCGATCTCACCAGAGGCGACGCGCTCTCCTCCTATCGGGAGCTGGGCCGCGTGCTGGAGCCCTGGCTCGACAAGCCCTTCAATGCTCCCAGGTTTCGCATCGAAGGTTTTACTCGAGAAGAAGCCATGAGTTGGGCCCGGCGTTTCCTCGACTGA
- a CDS encoding IS5 family transposase (programmed frameshift) translates to MRRELVPDELWARVEPLLPRHRRKGRRGRPLRDDRACLRGIIFVLRTGIAWRDLPAEVFGCSGATCWRRLRKWSRAGVFEKLQRVLLNELGHKGLIDWSRASFDSSSLRAIKGGPQTGPNPTDRGKAGSKHHLVVDRRGLPLATLLSAANVHDKREALPLLDAILPIKGPRGRPRRRPAKGHGDKGYDYADTRRGLRKRHIVPRIARRGVESKERLGRHRWVVERSLDWFHQMKRLRIREERNPQMHLALLRLGHCLLLYRVLERHLRNGPE, encoded by the exons ATGAGGCGCGAACTGGTCCCGGACGAGCTGTGGGCGAGGGTGGAGCCGCTGCTGCCACGACATCGCCGCAAAGGGAGAAGAGGTCGTCCATTGCGCGACGATAGGGCGTGCCTGCGGGGCATTATCTTCGTGCTCAGGACGGGCATCGCCTGGAGAGACCTGCCAGCCGAGGTGTTCGGGTGCAGCGGGGCGACGTGCTGGAGGAGGCTGCGAAAGTGGAGCCGAGCAGGAGTCTTCGAGAAGCTCCAGCGGGTGTTGCTGAACGAGTTGGGGCACAAGGGGCTCATTGACTGGAGCCGGGCCTCGTTCGACTCCAGCAGCCTACGGGCGATAAAAGGGGGGC CCCAAACAGGCCCGAATCCAACGGACAGAGGAAAGGCGGGCAGCAAGCACCACCTGGTCGTAGACCGCCGGGGCCTGCCGCTGGCCACCTTGCTGTCGGCCGCCAACGTGCACGACAAGCGCGAGGCGCTGCCGCTCCTCGACGCCATCCTCCCCATCAAGGGGCCACGAGGCAGGCCACGCAGGCGTCCGGCGAAAGGGCACGGCGACAAGGGGTACGATTATGCCGATACCCGCCGGGGATTACGGAAGCGCCACATCGTTCCCCGCATCGCCCGCCGAGGCGTGGAGTCGAAGGAGCGTTTGGGACGCCATCGCTGGGTGGTGGAGCGCTCCCTGGACTGGTTCCACCAGATGAAACGCCTGCGGATTCGCGAAGAGCGGAACCCACAGATGCACCTGGCACTCCTTCGCCTTGGCCACTGCCTCCTTCTCTATCGCGTGCTTGAGCGCCATTTACGAAATGGCCCTGAATAG
- a CDS encoding Rpn family recombination-promoting nuclease/putative transposase — MSGPHDLFARYTFGHPERAAAELRAVLPPPVVSEVDWTSLRREPGSVVDPELRETESDLLFSARLRTGQPLLLYVLLEHQSSVDRWMALRMLRYVVRQVERWRQEHPENALLPIIIPLVMYHGPEGVWTAPRRVEDLFELPEDTTRREQWRSLVPRFEYLLDDLTTQRAEALMARPGPPLARLALLVLRYGRTEELAQRLPDWTALFAQVQASPNGQEELLMVVRYLLLVGDRTVRGATGQVLHSVLGTQRAEELMRSYGEELIEQGLQQGLARGLAKGRAEGRAEGRAEDVVRILAARGVHVDDEARRRILTCSDLDTLDRWFDRALRSTSLSDVLDDLAQ; from the coding sequence ATGTCCGGACCCCATGACCTCTTCGCCCGCTATACTTTCGGCCATCCCGAGCGGGCCGCGGCCGAATTGCGTGCCGTCCTGCCCCCGCCTGTCGTCTCCGAAGTGGACTGGACGTCCCTGAGGCGAGAGCCCGGCAGCGTGGTGGACCCGGAGCTGCGGGAGACCGAGAGCGACCTGCTCTTCTCGGCCCGCCTTCGCACAGGTCAACCCCTGCTCCTCTATGTGCTGCTCGAGCACCAATCGTCGGTGGACAGGTGGATGGCGCTCAGAATGCTGCGCTACGTGGTGCGCCAGGTGGAACGCTGGCGCCAGGAGCACCCGGAAAACGCTCTGCTCCCCATCATCATCCCGCTCGTCATGTACCACGGGCCAGAGGGAGTCTGGACGGCGCCGCGCCGGGTGGAGGACCTCTTCGAGCTGCCAGAGGACACGACACGGCGGGAGCAGTGGCGCTCGCTGGTGCCGCGCTTCGAATACCTGCTCGATGATCTGACGACCCAGCGAGCGGAGGCGTTGATGGCGCGTCCAGGTCCGCCTCTGGCCCGGCTGGCCCTGCTCGTGCTGCGCTACGGGCGCACCGAGGAGCTGGCCCAGAGATTGCCGGACTGGACGGCGCTCTTCGCCCAGGTGCAGGCCAGCCCCAACGGGCAGGAGGAATTGCTCATGGTCGTGCGCTATCTGCTCCTGGTTGGAGACAGGACGGTGCGTGGCGCCACGGGCCAGGTGCTACATTCGGTCTTGGGTACGCAACGCGCGGAGGAACTGATGCGCAGTTATGGCGAGGAACTCATCGAGCAGGGCCTCCAGCAGGGGCTGGCCCGGGGACTAGCGAAGGGACGAGCGGAGGGACGGGCGGAGGGACGGGCGGAGGATGTTGTCCGGATTCTCGCCGCACGCGGCGTGCACGTCGACGACGAGGCGCGGCGGCGCATTCTCACCTGCTCGGACCTGGACACCCTCGACCGTTGGTTCGACCGGGCCCTGCGCTCCACCTCCCTCTCCGACGTCCTGGACGACCTGGCACAGTAG